From a region of the Sebaldella sp. S0638 genome:
- a CDS encoding DUF4274 domain-containing protein: MKRGGRMTNEELKELFKFILNSESCKEINEKISGIENSEVLHTIAYNMEYHTIYNYESGRLCIENAVIDNPHCDLGTAMLLFYFQGGLSYLHENNIRYNKITADKGTRFLEKVYKKIMDNNFEANISYKPKIGKIELTAFKKRNIEVPKIFLEKTPGTEQNFLKIWYK; encoded by the coding sequence ATGAAAAGAGGCGGAAGAATGACAAATGAAGAACTGAAAGAACTATTTAAATTTATTCTGAACTCTGAAAGCTGTAAGGAAATAAATGAAAAAATAAGCGGTATTGAGAATTCAGAGGTTTTGCATACTATTGCATATAATATGGAGTATCACACAATATATAATTATGAATCGGGAAGGTTATGCATTGAAAATGCTGTTATTGATAATCCACACTGTGATCTGGGAACTGCAATGCTTTTATTTTACTTTCAGGGAGGACTCAGCTATTTACATGAGAATAATATCAGATATAATAAAATTACTGCTGATAAAGGTACGCGGTTTCTGGAGAAGGTTTATAAAAAGATTATGGATAATAACTTTGAAGCAAATATTTCGTATAAACCTAAAATAGGAAAAATTGAATTAACTGCTTTTAAAAAAAGAAATATCGAAGTGCCGAAAATTTTTCTGGAAAAAACTCCGGGGACTGAGCAGAATTTTTTGAAAATATGGTATAAATAA
- a CDS encoding MATE family efflux transporter yields the protein MKNENFYRVFIKLALPLICQQFLNVALNLADNLMIGRLGETAIASVGFANKYYMVFNITLFGAFSGCSIFMAQFYGKKDYAILRKIFAVMIMLAVFFFSIFSFLGYFFPAFIIRIFSDDPEVIRIGSEYLKIISLSYPMTAVSMAVIMSIRSMGKTVQPLAISFVAVMINVVLNYILINGKMGAPVLGVNGSAYATLIARILEICMYILLIYKRGYYLRGKLKTYFGLSKGIIMSMIRISTPVLLTEIIWVCGTATLTIAYAKSGTEQVASVQIGELLLNFSTIVFMGIANASSVIIGQAIGAGNHQRAMEMSRKIMRIAFVFSIICACFLEIIAKPGLVFYTLKPEVLRMTVLVIRVLGVAVFFKMLNWTILIGILRAGGDTKVAFILDTVFLIFFAVPVAFIGTMVLKLPVYQVVALANIEEIIKFGFAFWRYKSRKWMHDLTSIVKH from the coding sequence ATGAAAAATGAAAATTTTTACAGAGTATTTATAAAGTTAGCATTACCATTAATATGCCAGCAGTTTTTAAACGTAGCTCTGAATCTCGCAGATAATCTTATGATAGGAAGGCTGGGGGAGACCGCAATTGCTTCAGTGGGATTTGCCAATAAATACTATATGGTGTTTAATATTACATTATTCGGGGCTTTTAGCGGATGTTCCATTTTTATGGCACAGTTTTACGGTAAGAAAGATTATGCAATACTGAGGAAGATATTTGCTGTTATGATTATGCTGGCAGTTTTCTTTTTTTCAATTTTCAGCTTTCTGGGGTATTTTTTTCCTGCATTTATAATAAGAATATTTTCAGATGATCCGGAAGTAATAAGAATAGGTTCGGAGTATCTGAAGATAATAAGTCTGTCATACCCTATGACTGCTGTTTCAATGGCAGTTATTATGTCTATAAGATCAATGGGGAAAACTGTTCAGCCTTTGGCAATATCATTTGTTGCAGTAATGATAAATGTCGTGCTGAACTATATACTTATAAACGGTAAAATGGGTGCTCCTGTTCTCGGGGTTAATGGTTCGGCTTACGCGACGCTTATTGCAAGAATACTTGAGATATGTATGTATATTTTATTAATATACAAAAGGGGTTATTATCTGAGAGGAAAGCTCAAAACTTATTTCGGGCTGTCAAAAGGGATAATAATGTCGATGATAAGAATATCAACTCCTGTTTTGCTTACTGAAATAATATGGGTATGCGGTACAGCTACACTTACTATAGCATATGCGAAATCCGGTACAGAACAGGTGGCCAGTGTCCAGATCGGAGAACTTCTGCTGAATTTTTCCACTATAGTTTTCATGGGGATTGCCAATGCTTCAAGTGTGATTATAGGGCAGGCAATAGGAGCGGGTAACCATCAGAGGGCAATGGAGATGTCAAGGAAGATAATGAGAATTGCATTTGTATTTTCCATAATATGTGCTTGTTTTCTGGAAATAATAGCAAAACCCGGACTTGTATTTTATACTTTAAAACCTGAAGTTCTCAGAATGACAGTGCTTGTAATAAGGGTTCTCGGTGTAGCGGTATTTTTCAAAATGCTTAACTGGACAATATTAATAGGGATATTAAGAGCTGGAGGAGATACCAAAGTTGCCTTTATTCTGGATACGGTATTTCTGATATTTTTTGCTGTTCCTGTGGCATTCATAGGTACTATGGTACTGAAACTTCCTGTATATCAGGTAGTTGCACTTGCTAATATTGAGGAAATTATTAAGTTTGGATTTGCTTTCTGGAGATATAAGTCAAGAAAGTGGATGCATGATCTGACAAGTATTGTAAAACATTAG